A genomic segment from Flavobacterium litorale encodes:
- a CDS encoding pyruvate dehydrogenase complex E1 component subunit beta: protein MRTIQFREAICEAMSEEMRSDETIYLMGEEVAEYNGAYKASKGMLDEFGAKRVIDTPIAELGFAGIAVGSAMNGNRPIVEFMTFNFSLVGIDQIINNAAKMRQMSGGQFPMPMVFRGPTASAGQLGATHSQAFENWFANTPGLKVVVPSNPYDAKGLLKSAIRDNDPVIFMESEQMYGDKGEVPDGEYTLPLGVADIKREGNDVTIVSFGKIIKEAYKAAEELEKEGISCEIIDLRTVRPMDHDTILESVKKTNRLVVLEEAWPFASVASEVTYIVQERAFDYLDAPIQRITTADTPAPYSPALLKNWIPNAEDVIKAVKKVAYK, encoded by the coding sequence ATGAGAACAATACAATTTAGGGAAGCTATTTGCGAGGCGATGAGCGAAGAAATGCGTAGCGATGAAACCATATATTTAATGGGTGAGGAGGTTGCCGAGTATAACGGTGCCTATAAAGCATCTAAAGGTATGCTTGATGAGTTTGGAGCTAAAAGAGTTATAGATACACCCATTGCCGAACTTGGTTTTGCAGGTATTGCTGTAGGTTCTGCCATGAATGGTAACCGCCCTATAGTTGAATTTATGACCTTTAACTTCTCGTTGGTTGGTATTGACCAAATTATTAACAACGCAGCCAAAATGCGCCAAATGTCTGGAGGGCAATTCCCAATGCCAATGGTATTTCGTGGTCCTACAGCATCTGCTGGGCAGTTGGGTGCTACACACTCGCAAGCTTTTGAAAACTGGTTTGCCAATACACCAGGTTTAAAAGTTGTTGTTCCTTCTAACCCATATGATGCCAAAGGATTATTAAAATCGGCAATACGCGATAACGACCCTGTTATCTTTATGGAGTCTGAGCAAATGTATGGCGATAAAGGCGAAGTGCCTGACGGTGAGTACACGTTACCACTTGGCGTTGCCGATATTAAACGCGAGGGTAACGATGTAACCATAGTATCGTTTGGTAAAATAATAAAAGAGGCATACAAAGCTGCTGAGGAATTAGAGAAAGAAGGTATTAGCTGCGAAATTATTGATTTAAGAACCGTGCGACCGATGGATCATGATACCATTCTTGAATCGGTTAAAAAAACAAACCGACTTGTAGTGCTAGAAGAAGCATGGCCATTTGCAAGTGTTGCTTCGGAGGTTACATATATTGTACAGGAAAGAGCTTTCGATTATTTGGATGCACCCATACAACGTATTACTACTGCCGATACACCAGCACCCTACTCGCCAGCATTACTTAAAAACTGGATACCTAATGCTGAAGATGTTATAAAGGCTGTTAAAAAAGTTGCCTACAAATAA
- a CDS encoding DUF5686 and carboxypeptidase-like regulatory domain-containing protein: protein MKKNILLLSFFLLIANTLFAQTKVSGVVFDKTNLPIPYANVYFKSSSEGVITDENGKFYLESENDHSAIVVSFVGFTPEEITLEKSVTYNLNVTLQDGQELKEVVLYSGKTSKKNNPALDILRKIWERRRKNGLRMFDQYQYDQYEKVEFDMNRIDSAFMASKIFRGMEFIFKHVDTSSVTGQSYLPIFINERLSEVYGDNTTNSKKEVLQANKNSGFSNNQQIIAFIKDLYADYDIYDNYLKFFDKDFVSPISRTGINVYNYVLHDSTYIDDKWCYNIVFYPRRKNELTFKGNFWVNDTTFAIKKISMAASRGANINWVKDIYIEQEFDVLNDSVFLLKRDHMMSDFALRKKEESKGVYGKRTTLFRNYKFDIEKPNGFYAKEVNYYNDSIHKRSDDYWAENRFESLNKDEKAVYKMLDTLKTVPKFQRMYTLVATLGSGYYQIGNFDYGPIFSTFGYNDVERVRIRTGGRTYFGQNDPWRIEGYGAYGFGDNQFKYGMSGKWMVEKKKRVILSFGTRRDVEQIGVSLTGSTDVLGRSFASSAIFAGGDNSKLTSVNFTNFSAEIEPFKNVVFRGNVSYRTLKSASLSTFRMDYFIDPNNPSRGTKGSLRQYEYGLLVDYTPGRRTIGYGVERSDVDDDDYARLYLNFSHGVSGEFGSDFNYKKLQFYYRQPILIGGFGMFSTTLEAGKIYGDVPLGLMGVIPGNQSYFIIPNTYNTMNYYEFLADEYVSLHLQHNFNGRLFSRIPFLRDLNLREIIGVKGVYGTISDGNRRINASSIEYRAPEDVFYEYHAGIGNIFRVFRIDFAWRGSYRTLPDANTFAIKGAFGFHF from the coding sequence ATGAAAAAAAATATACTGTTATTAAGTTTTTTCCTGCTTATTGCTAATACCCTTTTTGCGCAAACTAAAGTAAGCGGTGTAGTGTTCGATAAAACTAACTTACCCATACCTTATGCTAATGTATATTTCAAGTCCTCTAGCGAGGGCGTTATAACAGACGAAAACGGAAAGTTTTACCTAGAATCTGAAAATGACCATTCGGCAATAGTAGTATCCTTCGTAGGTTTTACACCCGAGGAAATAACCTTAGAAAAATCGGTTACATACAATTTAAATGTAACACTTCAGGACGGTCAGGAGCTTAAAGAAGTTGTACTGTATTCGGGGAAAACCTCTAAAAAAAACAATCCTGCCCTCGATATTTTGAGAAAAATATGGGAACGTCGTCGTAAAAACGGTTTACGAATGTTTGACCAATACCAGTACGACCAGTACGAAAAGGTGGAGTTTGACATGAATAGGATAGACAGTGCATTTATGGCAAGCAAAATATTTAGAGGCATGGAGTTTATATTTAAACACGTAGATACCTCTAGTGTAACAGGGCAAAGCTATTTGCCTATTTTTATAAACGAAAGACTTAGTGAAGTGTATGGCGATAATACTACCAACAGCAAAAAGGAAGTACTGCAAGCCAATAAAAATTCGGGTTTTAGCAATAACCAGCAAATTATTGCTTTTATAAAAGATTTATATGCCGATTACGATATTTACGATAACTACCTAAAGTTTTTTGATAAAGATTTTGTAAGCCCAATATCGCGTACAGGTATTAATGTATACAATTACGTGTTGCACGATAGTACCTATATTGACGATAAATGGTGTTATAACATAGTGTTTTATCCCCGTCGTAAAAACGAGCTTACCTTTAAGGGTAATTTTTGGGTAAACGATACCACTTTTGCCATTAAAAAAATAAGTATGGCAGCCAGTAGAGGAGCAAATATTAACTGGGTAAAAGATATTTATATAGAGCAGGAATTCGATGTACTTAACGATTCAGTGTTTTTGCTAAAGCGCGACCACATGATGTCGGACTTTGCACTGCGTAAAAAAGAAGAATCCAAAGGAGTGTACGGCAAACGTACCACACTATTTAGGAACTATAAATTTGATATTGAAAAACCCAATGGCTTTTACGCCAAAGAAGTAAATTATTATAATGATTCGATACACAAACGATCGGATGATTATTGGGCAGAAAACCGATTTGAATCTTTAAACAAAGATGAAAAGGCGGTATACAAAATGCTCGATACCTTAAAAACAGTACCCAAGTTTCAGCGTATGTACACCCTTGTAGCTACTTTAGGTAGTGGTTACTACCAAATAGGTAATTTTGATTATGGTCCTATCTTCTCAACGTTTGGTTATAACGACGTAGAGCGCGTAAGGATACGTACAGGAGGACGTACCTACTTTGGACAAAACGACCCTTGGCGTATAGAGGGTTACGGCGCATACGGTTTTGGCGATAACCAGTTTAAATACGGTATGTCGGGTAAATGGATGGTAGAAAAGAAAAAACGTGTTATACTCTCATTTGGAACACGGCGCGATGTTGAGCAAATAGGGGTGAGCTTAACAGGCTCTACCGATGTTTTAGGGAGGAGTTTTGCCTCTTCAGCTATATTTGCAGGAGGCGATAACAGTAAACTAACGTCCGTTAACTTTACCAATTTCTCGGCAGAAATAGAACCGTTTAAAAACGTTGTATTTAGGGGTAATGTATCTTATCGTACGCTAAAATCAGCCTCATTAAGTACGTTTAGGATGGATTATTTTATAGATCCCAACAACCCATCAAGAGGCACAAAAGGTTCGTTAAGGCAATACGAATACGGATTGTTGGTAGACTATACACCTGGGCGCAGAACAATAGGCTACGGTGTAGAACGATCGGATGTTGACGACGACGATTATGCCCGACTTTACCTTAACTTTTCGCATGGTGTTAGCGGTGAGTTTGGTAGCGATTTTAATTATAAAAAACTACAATTTTACTACAGGCAACCCATACTAATAGGTGGTTTTGGTATGTTCTCTACAACGCTTGAGGCAGGTAAAATATATGGCGACGTTCCGTTGGGGCTAATGGGTGTAATACCTGGCAACCAGTCCTATTTTATTATACCCAATACCTACAATACCATGAACTATTACGAGTTTTTAGCAGACGAGTACGTTTCCTTACACCTACAACACAATTTTAATGGTAGGTTATTTTCTCGAATACCATTTTTGCGCGATTTAAACCTACGCGAAATTATAGGGGTAAAAGGGGTATATGGTACCATATCCGATGGTAACAGAAGGATTAATGCATCCAGCATCGAGTACAGGGCACCCGAAGATGTTTTTTACGAATACCATGCAGGTATAGGTAATATTTTCAGGGTATTCCGTATTGATTTTGCTTGGCGAGGGAGCTACCGTACATTACCCGATGCCAACACATTTGCCATTAAAGGCGCATTTGGTTTCCACTTCTAA
- a CDS encoding inorganic diphosphatase → MSAANLKTFDVLIEIPKGSRNKYEYDFELKKIRYDRMLFSSMMYPADYGFIPETLALDGDPLDVLVLVTEPTFPGCVMEVKPIGVFHMADEKGPDEKIVCVPVSDPVWNKLGDLSDMNPHLLKEIEHFFQVYKDLEQKKVDVGGWGNVDEAREIIDKCVDRFDTLENKPEELFSIR, encoded by the coding sequence ATGTCTGCAGCAAATCTGAAAACGTTTGATGTTCTGATAGAAATTCCAAAAGGAAGTAGGAACAAATATGAATATGATTTTGAACTAAAAAAAATACGTTACGACAGGATGCTTTTCTCATCGATGATGTATCCTGCTGATTATGGTTTTATACCCGAAACGTTAGCACTAGATGGCGATCCATTGGATGTGTTAGTATTGGTTACAGAGCCTACTTTTCCAGGTTGTGTAATGGAAGTAAAACCCATTGGAGTATTCCATATGGCGGATGAAAAAGGACCAGACGAAAAAATTGTATGTGTACCAGTTTCTGACCCTGTTTGGAATAAGCTAGGTGACCTTAGCGATATGAACCCGCACCTTTTAAAAGAGATAGAGCACTTTTTCCAAGTTTACAAAGACCTTGAGCAGAAGAAAGTTGATGTTGGTGGATGGGGTAACGTAGACGAAGCTCGTGAAATTATTGACAAGTGCGTAGACCGCTTTGATACACTAGAGAACAAACCAGAAGAATTGTTTAGTATTCGATAA
- a CDS encoding sodium-translocating pyrophosphatase yields the protein MDSIMIYVPAIMAVLGLLFMAVKRSWVLKQDAGDGKMKEISDHIYEGALAFLKAEYRLLTLFVIAASIALAAIAYFVPTTDILIVLAFIVGAFFSALAGNMGMKIATKTNVRTTQAARTSLPQALKVSFGGGTVMGLGVAGLAVLGLTAFFIFFFHYFMEGTWTNTADMTIVLETLAGFSLGAESIALFARVGGGIYTKAADVGADLVGKVEAGIPEDDPRNPATIADNVGDNVGDVAGMGADLFGSYVATVLAAMVLGNYVLRDILADNPTFTDAFGGIGPILLPMAIAGFGILFSIIGTMLVKISSNDAKEAQVQGALNVGNWVSIILVAISCYFLIDYMLPEVIKMEFYGEGAKDISSMRVFYAALVGLVVGGVISSVTEYYTGLGKKPILAIVQKSSTGAGTNIIAGLATGMVSTFPTVLLFAGAIWASYAFAGFYGVALAASAMMATTAMQLAIDAFGPISDNAGGIAEMSELPKEVRTRTDILDSVGNTTAATGKGFAIASAALTSLALFAAYVTFTGIDGINIFKAPVLAMLFVGGMVPVVFSALAMNSVGKAAMDMVYEVRRQFKEIPGIMEGTAKPEYGKCVEISTKAALREMMLPGVLTIGFPVAIVLLGVLVYPENNQLVAEMLGGYMAGVTVSGVLWAVFQNNAGGAWDNAKKSFEAGVMINGEMTYKGSDAHKAAVTGDTVGDPFKDTSGPSMNILIKLTCLIGLVIAPILGGHTDEVEDETSLLNKTENTLTVVENSNSTVVTDEATFVVK from the coding sequence ATGGATTCAATTATGATTTATGTCCCAGCCATAATGGCTGTACTGGGACTTCTTTTTATGGCAGTAAAAAGATCCTGGGTGTTAAAGCAAGATGCCGGAGATGGTAAGATGAAAGAAATTTCAGACCATATATACGAAGGAGCACTTGCCTTTTTAAAAGCAGAATACAGGCTATTAACGTTGTTTGTTATAGCAGCCAGTATAGCATTGGCTGCCATTGCCTATTTTGTACCTACTACTGATATACTCATAGTACTAGCCTTTATCGTTGGTGCATTCTTTTCTGCATTAGCAGGAAATATGGGAATGAAAATAGCCACCAAAACAAATGTACGAACCACACAAGCTGCCCGAACAAGCTTACCGCAGGCACTAAAAGTATCGTTTGGCGGAGGTACCGTTATGGGGCTTGGTGTTGCTGGGCTAGCCGTACTAGGATTAACAGCCTTTTTTATATTCTTTTTTCACTACTTTATGGAAGGTACTTGGACGAACACTGCCGATATGACTATTGTATTGGAAACCCTTGCAGGTTTCTCGTTAGGAGCAGAATCTATTGCCTTGTTTGCCCGTGTGGGGGGTGGTATATACACTAAAGCAGCCGATGTAGGTGCCGACCTTGTAGGTAAAGTAGAAGCAGGTATACCAGAAGACGACCCGCGTAACCCAGCAACCATTGCCGATAACGTAGGCGATAATGTAGGCGATGTAGCAGGTATGGGTGCCGACCTTTTTGGGTCGTACGTAGCAACCGTATTAGCAGCAATGGTTTTAGGAAATTATGTATTGCGCGATATTTTAGCAGACAACCCAACCTTTACCGATGCGTTTGGCGGTATAGGTCCTATACTGTTGCCTATGGCAATAGCAGGCTTCGGTATACTGTTCTCCATAATAGGTACAATGCTTGTTAAAATTAGTAGCAACGATGCTAAAGAGGCACAGGTACAAGGCGCACTAAACGTAGGGAACTGGGTTTCTATTATACTCGTTGCCATTTCGTGTTACTTTTTAATTGATTATATGCTACCCGAGGTTATAAAAATGGAATTTTACGGCGAGGGTGCTAAAGATATATCTTCTATGCGTGTGTTTTATGCCGCGTTAGTTGGTTTGGTTGTGGGTGGTGTAATATCGTCCGTTACCGAGTATTATACAGGTTTAGGTAAAAAACCAATATTAGCCATTGTACAAAAATCCAGTACTGGGGCAGGTACCAATATTATTGCAGGTTTGGCAACAGGTATGGTGTCTACCTTCCCAACCGTGCTGTTATTTGCAGGTGCTATATGGGCATCGTATGCTTTTGCAGGTTTTTATGGTGTGGCACTAGCAGCATCAGCCATGATGGCTACTACGGCAATGCAATTGGCTATTGATGCTTTTGGTCCGATATCGGACAACGCTGGAGGTATTGCCGAAATGAGCGAACTCCCCAAAGAAGTACGTACCCGTACCGATATTTTAGACTCTGTAGGAAACACAACCGCAGCAACAGGTAAAGGTTTTGCCATTGCTTCGGCAGCATTAACATCATTAGCATTATTTGCAGCCTACGTTACTTTTACGGGGATAGATGGTATTAACATCTTTAAAGCACCCGTACTCGCCATGCTATTTGTAGGGGGTATGGTGCCCGTAGTATTCTCCGCACTAGCCATGAATTCGGTAGGTAAAGCAGCTATGGATATGGTATACGAAGTGCGCAGGCAGTTTAAAGAAATACCAGGTATTATGGAAGGTACTGCAAAACCAGAATACGGTAAATGTGTAGAGATATCTACCAAAGCCGCATTACGCGAAATGATGCTACCAGGCGTACTTACTATTGGTTTCCCTGTAGCTATAGTGTTACTAGGTGTACTTGTTTACCCCGAAAATAACCAACTCGTAGCCGAGATGCTTGGCGGTTATATGGCAGGGGTAACCGTATCGGGTGTACTGTGGGCGGTATTCCAGAATAACGCAGGTGGTGCTTGGGATAACGCTAAAAAATCGTTTGAGGCAGGTGTAATGATTAATGGCGAAATGACCTATAAAGGTTCGGATGCGCACAAGGCAGCCGTAACGGGCGATACCGTTGGTGACCCATTTAAAGATACCTCAGGACCATCAATGAACATTCTTATTAAGCTAACCTGTCTTATAGGGCTTGTAATAGCACCCATATTGGGCGGACATACGGATGAGGTTGAAGATGAAACAAGCCTATTGAACAAAACGGAAAATACTTTAACTGTTGTAGAAAATAGCAATAGTACAGTTGTTACTGATGAAGCTACTTTTGTAGTGAAATAA
- a CDS encoding deoxynucleoside kinase, with product MHIAVAGNIGAGKTTLTGLLAKHFKWEPHYEDVVDNPYLDDFYHQMERWSFNLQIYFLNSRFNQILQIRESGKNIIQDRTIYEDAHIFAPNLHAMGLMTNRDFKNYKSLFELMEGFVAAPDLLIYLRSSIPNLVKQIHSRGREYETSISIDYLSRLNERYEAWIHSYDKGKLLILDVDKLDFVGNPEDLGIIINKIDAELNGLF from the coding sequence ATGCATATAGCTGTAGCTGGGAACATTGGTGCCGGAAAGACCACTTTAACAGGACTATTGGCGAAACACTTTAAGTGGGAACCTCATTATGAAGATGTAGTTGACAATCCGTACCTCGATGATTTTTACCATCAGATGGAACGCTGGTCGTTTAACCTACAAATTTACTTCCTAAATAGTCGTTTTAATCAAATACTACAAATTCGCGAAAGTGGTAAAAACATTATACAGGACCGAACGATATACGAAGATGCGCATATTTTTGCACCCAACCTACACGCTATGGGGTTAATGACGAATAGGGATTTTAAAAACTACAAATCGTTATTCGAGCTGATGGAAGGGTTTGTAGCAGCACCCGATTTGCTTATTTACCTGCGTAGCTCCATACCCAATTTGGTAAAGCAAATACATAGCCGTGGGCGCGAGTACGAAACCTCTATTTCGATAGATTACCTAAGTCGGCTTAACGAGCGTTACGAGGCATGGATACATAGCTACGATAAAGGAAAGCTACTTATACTGGATGTGGATAAACTGGATTTTGTGGGTAACCCTGAAGATTTGGGTATCATTATTAATAAAATAGATGCGGAATTAAACGGGTTGTTTTAG
- a CDS encoding GLPGLI family protein translates to MNKITFLLLVFLSNITLYAQDFQGMAVYESKTSIGDDMMKMRGGKEMTPEIKKMIEERVKKMLEKTFILNFNATESVYQEEEKLDGPNQGNGMMKMMMSAVTGGQGKHYKNIKDKTLLIEKEIFGKEFLVSDTLPKIVWKMEGESRKIGNYTCYKATALVPVDKSNMMNYRPKEGVEEKLKDKTDEELGKTNFMDMVEAPKDKTITAWYAPEIPVSQGPENYWGLPGLILEVSDGKTTMLCSKVVLNVKDKKDIKAPKKGKKVTQAEFEEIMLKKMQELQQMYGGSGKGRSGMRIGG, encoded by the coding sequence ATGAATAAGATTACCTTTTTACTACTAGTTTTTTTAAGCAATATAACGTTATACGCTCAGGATTTTCAGGGTATGGCAGTATACGAATCCAAAACCAGCATTGGCGATGATATGATGAAAATGCGAGGAGGAAAGGAAATGACCCCTGAAATAAAAAAGATGATAGAAGAGCGTGTGAAAAAGATGCTTGAAAAAACATTTATACTAAATTTTAACGCAACAGAATCGGTATACCAAGAGGAAGAAAAATTAGACGGACCCAATCAGGGTAATGGCATGATGAAGATGATGATGTCTGCCGTTACGGGCGGTCAAGGCAAACACTATAAAAACATAAAAGATAAAACACTACTTATTGAAAAAGAGATTTTTGGTAAAGAATTTCTAGTTTCGGATACGTTGCCAAAAATAGTTTGGAAGATGGAAGGGGAAAGCCGAAAAATAGGAAACTATACGTGCTACAAAGCAACGGCATTGGTACCTGTAGACAAATCGAACATGATGAATTATCGTCCCAAAGAAGGAGTGGAGGAAAAGCTAAAAGACAAAACAGATGAGGAGTTGGGTAAAACCAACTTTATGGATATGGTAGAGGCACCAAAAGATAAAACTATAACCGCTTGGTATGCACCCGAAATACCCGTTAGCCAAGGACCCGAAAACTATTGGGGTTTACCAGGTTTAATACTAGAAGTATCTGATGGGAAAACTACAATGTTATGCTCCAAAGTAGTGCTTAATGTAAAAGATAAAAAGGATATAAAGGCACCCAAAAAAGGTAAAAAAGTTACACAAGCCGAGTTTGAAGAAATTATGCTTAAAAAAATGCAAGAACTACAACAAATGTACGGTGGTTCAGGCAAAGGGCGCTCAGGCATGCGCATCGGTGGCTAA